The genomic segment GGCGTCATGAGTTTTTTAGCGATTACATGGCTCGTTCTGGCCGCTTGCGCCATGGCGCAAGTGCTGCTGCTAACGTTGCAAACGTACGAGCATCGCCGTTTCGCCCGCAGCCGACTCCGCAACGCCCGGACCACGGCCATGCATGCGCGCATTCGGTTGTTGGCGCCGTGCAAAGGGGTCGACGTTGGCCTGGCAGACAATCTGCGGCCGCTGCTCGCGCAAGATTATCCAAACTATGAGGTCGTTTTCATCGTCGAGAGCGCCGACGATCCGGCCTGCAACACCATTCGACAACTGATGGTCGAGAGTCGCAGCGTTCCTGTCCGGCTGCTGATCTCTGGCAAAGCCGTCGAAACGGGCCAGAAGGTGCATAACCTGCTGGCTGGCACGGCCGACTTGCCGACCGATGTCGAGATCCTGGCGTTTGTCGATTCCGACGCCCGTCCGCATCCGGCCTGGTTGCGATTGCTAGTGCAACGCCTCGATGCGCCGGGTGCGGCCGCCGCGACCGGTTATCGCTGGTTCGTTCCCACGCGGCCATCACTCGCCGCTTACATTCAATATTCGATCAACGCCTGCGCCGCGGTGATGTACCGTGCCGACGCCCGCAGACTTGTGTGGGGCGGCTCGTGGGCGATTCGCCGTGACAAGTTCGAGGAATGCGGCCTCCGCGCCGCCTGGCATGGCACGCTCAGCGACGACCTGGTGGCCTCGCGTGTCCTGCGCAAAGCGCGGATGCGTGTCGAGTTCGAACCGGCCTGCATGCTGCCGTCCCCTTTGGAACTCGATGTCGGCCAGATGTTCGAGTTTTTGCGGCGCCAGTATATCGTGGGCCGCACGTATGCCGTCCGTAACTGGACCCTGGGGTTCGCGGCGATTGTTACGACAGCCGTTGCCTTTTGGGCAGGACTGGCGGCGATCGGAGTCGGGCTAATTGTGGGAGCCAACTGGACTTGGATCCCCGCACTGTTCTGCTGCTCGTGGTATGTGCTCAACGTCGCGCGTGGGTACATGCGGCGTGCTACGGCGCGTACTTATTTCGCCGATCGATTCCCAGTGCTCGCCCGCGCATGCTTGTTCGACGCGTGGTGTATCCCCCTCACGGCCCTGGTCAATGCCAGCGCCATGGTGGCGGCAGCCCTCGGCTCGCGGATTACCTGGCGCGGAAACACCTACCGAATCTATCAGGGCGGACGAATTAGCGTCATCAATCCCGCGCGGATCGATTTGCCGCATGGCGTGCGCATCGATCGGGCTCAAGAGGTCTTTGATCTCTTTCAGTCCAAGCCGCGCGAGCAAAACAAGAAGTTCGTATAAGTCGGAGAATCTGTCATGCATGTTGTCCTGTGGGATACGCGCGAACTCGACGTCGCAAAGGATTTCGCCGGTGGGTTTGGCGTCGGCCAATATCACGGCCAGGGCGGCTTCCGCGGCCGCATGATCCGTTGGGCCTATAAACGCGATCGACGGCCGGTGGCGCTCAACTTTGCTTATCTGGCCGCTATCTTCCGCCGGCTCGGGCACACGGTTGAGTACGTCGAAGACCACGCTCCCACAGGCGCCGACTTGTACGTCTTCAACCCCTCGCTCATTACCCTCCACTTAGAGATCGCGGCTATCCGCGAGGTGTTGGCCAAGAACCCTCGCGCGAAAGTATTCGTCATCGGATTGGTAGGTTACGCAATACCTGAAGCTTTTAAAGATTTGGACGTGACGATCGTCCGCGGCGAACCCGAGCAATTGCTGTGGAAACTCGACGATGTGCTCGCCGACACGACGGGCACCGTCGACGTGGGAAGTGTGCGCGAGTTAGATCACTTGCCCTTTCCGGACTGGTCGCCGTTTGATCCGGGCAAGTTCCGCATCGGATACGACTTCACGCGGTTTCCGACAGGCTTGATTCAGCAAAGCCGCGGTTGCACATTTTCCTGCAATTATTGCCCGTATATTATCGTGGAAAACTCGACGCGATTCCGCACGCCTGAAAGTGTGTTCGAGGAACTACGGCACGGCATGCAGACGTACGGCTTCCGGTCGTTCAAATTCCGGGATCCGCTTTTTGGTTTGGATCGCAAGCGCGTGTTGCGATTGGCAGAGCTGATCGGCAAACTGCCCCGCAAGATCGAATTCTCCATCGAAAGCCGGATCGATTTGCTCCGACCGGAGACGCTGCGCGTCCTGCGCGAAGTGGGACTGACAAGTATCACGGTGGGCATTGAAACGCCCGACGAAGGAACGCTCAAGCAGTACAAACGGGCCCCGATCAAGGACGACAAGCAGCGCGATTTCGTCACGCTTTGCCGAGGGCTGGGAATTCGCACCGTAGCCGGTTTCATGATCGGCTTCCCGGGCGATACGGTCGACTCGATCCGCCACGTGTTGGCCTACGCCAAGTCAGCCAACCCGACCTACGCCAATTTCAACATTGTCACTCCCTATCCCGGCACCGAGTTCTTCCAACAGGTGAAGGATCAGATCGCGGATTTCGACTTCACCAAGTACAACGTCTACACGCCGGTAATGAAGTACGAACACCTAACGCCGGAACAAGTGCAATTCTGGCATGCCAAGTGTTTCATGCGGTTCTTCTTCCGCTGGGAATGGCTCACCAGCAACGCGCATCTGCTGTGGCCCAAGCTGGGCTTGCTAGGCGTGGGACGCAAATACGCGAAGCAGGCAGCGGCCATGGTCCCGGTCTCTCAGCCGCTCGAACAGGCAAAGCCTGCGGGGCTGCCGATCCTGGACAAGGCTCGCGAATTGCGCGCCGATCAGCCGCATAGGCACTCCACGACCGATAAGCCGGCCGGCACCAAGAGACCTTCGTAGACCCGGCTTAGCGCACCACGATCACATGCCACTTGCCAGGACCGTGTACGCCGGTCGTGAGCGTCATTTCGATATCGCCCGTCTTGCTGGGGCCGGTGATCATCGCCAAATTGCTGGGCAAGTTGTCGTAACCAGCCCGACGCAGCTCGGCGAACAAATCGAACAAATCAGGCAGGATCTGCGCTCGTTCGACGATCGCCACGTGTACCGGGGGCAGCAAGCTCGCCAATCGTTCTTGGCCACGCTGCGCGATCATGACCAGACTGCCGGTCTCGGCAATGGCGAAACTAGCACTTGTGATGCCGATGTCGGCAGCCAACATACTTTTACGCCGCGCATCGTACGACAGCGCCGCAAGCGACTGACTATTGCTCTGCGCGATCTTGCGTTCGGCGAGCAATTCGTCGAGTTGCAATCGGTCGAGCAGCGGATGTTGCCAACAAAAGGCGCTGCGCGGCCGATAAAGCTCCAGCAGCGCGCCTAAAGCCGTCCGTGCAGCCGCCAAATCGTCTACAACCGTCGCCTGACCTCCTACGGCGGCAATCTCGTGCGCCAGGCACACTGCCAGATCGCCCCCTCCGCCAACATATCCGGCCCCGTCAGGGATATCTGCGTTTACATCGACACGATAGGCGCGCCCCGCGGCCGCCGCAGTGCGAACGCGGGTCAGAAACTCCTCGCGGTTCAAAGCGGGCCCCCGTTCTGCTCGCTATCCCACCAATCGCGGAATCGAGTAGGCGCCGGTGCGGGAAAATCCCGGCTCGCGGTCCAGCCATTCAAGCCGCCAGGCAGTCGCGACATCCAGCCACTCGACCACAGTCGCCCCGCCGTGCGTGTCGCTAGCCAGGTCGCCAGGCGATAGAGCCGGGGGCTGCGCATCGCGCGGGCCCAAAGTCGATAGGCCAACGATTCGATCCAGCCCAGCTCGCCCGACTCGTGGTGCAATTGCTCGCGCAACTGAATCAACATCTCGGGAATTGCGATTTTTACGGGGCATGCCGCCTGGCACGCTCCACACAAGCTCGAGGCGTGCGGTAGATGCCGGTTGGCCGCCAAACCATCGTACAGCGGCGTCAAGACGGCTCCGATCGGTCCGGAGTAGACACCACCGTAAGCGTGCCCGCCGATATTGCGATAGATCGGGCAGGCGTTCAGGCAAGCGCCGCAGCGAATACAGAACAAGCTCTCGCGCAATGGCCCGCCAAGGATCCGCGTGCGGCCATTGTCCAACAGAACCAGGTGAAACTCCTCGGGGCCATCTAATTCCTCTGCGCGCCGTGCACCGGTAATCATCGAAGTGTAAATCGAAAGCTTTTGACCCGTCGCCGCACGGGGTAGTATCTTGAGAAACACCGGCAGATCGTCGAGCCTTGGAATTACCTTTTCGATTCCTAGCAGCGCGATATGAATGCGCGGCATCGCGGTC from the Pirellulales bacterium genome contains:
- a CDS encoding lactate utilization protein; translated protein: MNREEFLTRVRTAAAAGRAYRVDVNADIPDGAGYVGGGGDLAVCLAHEIAAVGGQATVVDDLAAARTALGALLELYRPRSAFCWQHPLLDRLQLDELLAERKIAQSNSQSLAALSYDARRKSMLAADIGITSASFAIAETGSLVMIAQRGQERLASLLPPVHVAIVERAQILPDLFDLFAELRRAGYDNLPSNLAMITGPSKTGDIEMTLTTGVHGPGKWHVIVVR
- a CDS encoding glycosyltransferase codes for the protein MSFLAITWLVLAACAMAQVLLLTLQTYEHRRFARSRLRNARTTAMHARIRLLAPCKGVDVGLADNLRPLLAQDYPNYEVVFIVESADDPACNTIRQLMVESRSVPVRLLISGKAVETGQKVHNLLAGTADLPTDVEILAFVDSDARPHPAWLRLLVQRLDAPGAAAATGYRWFVPTRPSLAAYIQYSINACAAVMYRADARRLVWGGSWAIRRDKFEECGLRAAWHGTLSDDLVASRVLRKARMRVEFEPACMLPSPLELDVGQMFEFLRRQYIVGRTYAVRNWTLGFAAIVTTAVAFWAGLAAIGVGLIVGANWTWIPALFCCSWYVLNVARGYMRRATARTYFADRFPVLARACLFDAWCIPLTALVNASAMVAAALGSRITWRGNTYRIYQGGRISVINPARIDLPHGVRIDRAQEVFDLFQSKPREQNKKFV
- a CDS encoding LutB/LldF family L-lactate oxidation iron-sulfur protein is translated as MTTDSDYAKHEHHEFLAASRLAMANASLQSSLSLLGTSLGQRNREAFEAFADSSLMRDKARAIKDATLADLDKHLETLEANVLKRGGQVHFAADGDDACEIIVGILRDRGAKRVVKSKSMTSEEVHLNPALEAAGIEPIETDFGEYIIQVAGQRPSHLVAPAMHLRASDVSKILSPVAGRQLPEDATQLAAFARERLRSGFATADAGITGANFAIAETGTIVLVENEGNIRLSTAMPRIHIALLGIEKVIPRLDDLPVFLKILPRAATGQKLSIYTSMITGARRAEELDGPEEFHLVLLDNGRTRILGGPLRESLFCIRCGACLNACPIYRNIGGHAYGGVYSGPIGAVLTPLYDGLAANRHLPHASSLCGACQAACPVKIAIPEMLIQLREQLHHESGELGWIESLAYRLWARAMRSPRLYRLATWLATRTAGRLWSSGWMSRLPGGLNGWTASRDFPAPAPTRFRDWWDSEQNGGPL
- a CDS encoding radical SAM protein, producing the protein MHVVLWDTRELDVAKDFAGGFGVGQYHGQGGFRGRMIRWAYKRDRRPVALNFAYLAAIFRRLGHTVEYVEDHAPTGADLYVFNPSLITLHLEIAAIREVLAKNPRAKVFVIGLVGYAIPEAFKDLDVTIVRGEPEQLLWKLDDVLADTTGTVDVGSVRELDHLPFPDWSPFDPGKFRIGYDFTRFPTGLIQQSRGCTFSCNYCPYIIVENSTRFRTPESVFEELRHGMQTYGFRSFKFRDPLFGLDRKRVLRLAELIGKLPRKIEFSIESRIDLLRPETLRVLREVGLTSITVGIETPDEGTLKQYKRAPIKDDKQRDFVTLCRGLGIRTVAGFMIGFPGDTVDSIRHVLAYAKSANPTYANFNIVTPYPGTEFFQQVKDQIADFDFTKYNVYTPVMKYEHLTPEQVQFWHAKCFMRFFFRWEWLTSNAHLLWPKLGLLGVGRKYAKQAAAMVPVSQPLEQAKPAGLPILDKARELRADQPHRHSTTDKPAGTKRPS